The DNA region GCTAAGGTGTATGATGCTTACTGCAGGTCAATCCCCATACTCATCAGTTAAAGATATGCGATTTTGGCAGCGCAAAGATGCTGGTATgcttttccttctattttcttCCTTATCCAAAAGGATTTCAGAAATACTCTGAACATGTTAAgcaacttaaaaaatttatttgacaaTTTTAGGTGCCAGGTGAACCCAACATATCATATATTTGCTCACGATATTATAGGGCTCCAGAACTAATATTTGGGGCCACAGAATACACAACTGCTATTGATATGTGGTCAGTTGGTTGTGTCCTTGCTGAGCTGCTTCTAGGACAGGTGGGTTTATATATATCTGGCGCttttattttctgaattttgATGTCAAAGTTTAATAGTCAATATATCTTTGAGATATTAGTTAATGTAAATTTCTACTTTGTTTCATCAGAGATGGAGCATGTTTTTTGCAGCACTTACAATagattttttatctttctttttaacTTCTAGAAGTGGTTTCCAATTGTATAATTTCAAATCTTTTAGTGAAAGAAGTGTGGATAGATTTACCCCTATCATGTTCTCTAGCATAAGTTTTCTGGTATAGTTGTTCAGTGTGTTTTACCTCTCTATTTGGTTGTGTTCCTTTTTGGACATGCCTTCATTCTTTGGAGATTGGAAGTTTTTAATCTTAGAGGTTTACAGCACTAGGACCTATTTAAAAGCATCTCCTATATAAGTGTAATTCTGTTTGATTATTATCTTCCTGCTTTTggcttcccttttttttaacaatCCTTACATGAAGTATGCACATATTCTTTTGTTATGAAGTTTTTGGAGATTTAGTTTCTTTTCAAATAAGACACTTGTCTGGTTCTGATGTTTACTGGGTTTCACATCATATGCAGCCACTGTTTCCTGGTGAAAGTGGTGTTGATCAGCTGGTTGAGATCATTAAGGTGCACTATCAATAACTTTTTGTTTCCTTTGATTATTATTGCTTTTTCTGTTTTGCATCTTCTTAGTGATTTTCTTCCCCATTTTTGGCTGTATTATATTAGATTCTGGGGACACCAACCAGAGAAGAAATCAAGTGCATGAATCCAAATTACAATGAGTTTAAGTTCCCTCAGATCAAAGCTCACCCATGGCACAAGGTTTGCTGGAAATTTTATCACTATATTTTCCTCATTGTACATGGACTTTTTGTGATGGTGAATCTTATGACGTTATGATTTCTAGATATTTCACAAGCGAATGCCCCCTGAAGCAGTGGATCTTGTCTCAAGGCTGCTGCAATATTCACCAAATCTACGTTGCACTGCTGTAAGacagtttaattttttttttctatgaatgTTGTCAAATGTTTTTACTCATACTTAATGATGGTTAAGTAGATACTAAATGGTTGAAATTTTGACTTCCAATAATAATGTGGAAGATCTGCTTCTTGTTTTTGGGTGAATCTTGAATCTTGATGTGGCTACAGCTTTGATCGGTACATTTTTAGAATGAATTTGCCACCCAATTCTAGGGTCAAGAAGCTGCTTTGGTAGCCAATTGCTATTATTAATATGCCTTTACAGTAAAACATGATTTCATTTTATCTGTATTTTGgcttgatttatatatataatgtaatttgtCAAAATATAGCCTTCTAAGTCTACTCATTGTCTGAGATTATTAATTCTTGAGAAATATGGATTGTTGTTAGATGATGATGTAATTTAATCCTGGCTTTCAGTTGGAGGCATGTGCGCACCCCTTCTTTGATGACCTGAGAAGCCCAAATGCATGCTTGCCTAATGAGCGAGCACTTCCAGCTTTGTTTAATTTCACAGCTCAAGGTAAGTTGATATTGTGTActttctctttatatatttgCTTGAGGATCCATGTTGCTGATGCCAAAACTCCCTGCAGAACTGGCTGGTGCATCTATTGAACTGCGTCATCGACTCATTCCTGAGCACGCAaggaattgaatttttttatcaGACATGGTGGTCACATCTGTAGGAAATATAAAGGGGTTTTTGGGTGCTTAGTTGTCTGATTAGCCGTGCTGCCCTGCCCCAATAGCCCAGAAGCCGCCCTTTGGTCTTCACAAATTATCATGATAGAAACAAGGGGTAGGAGTGTCATGGGGCTGGCAGGCTGTTCATAATGGTGTGGTGGATGTGCAGGTGGAAGTGGGAGTGCTTGAATGAGGTtgaaattttccaaattttaggATGTGACGAATGCGTTGATGGTGAATGAGTTGTTACAAATGTTATTGTGTTGTCATATATAGTTAATGGGCATTTGATTGGAGACTAACTGAATGGGATCTGTTAGATGAATTAGGATGTTTTtttctagtgtataccattctTACTCATTTTTGGTGTTACAAAAAGAAATTCAGATATCCAAGGAATTCGTGTCAAGTTCTCTATTTTCACCACCCTTTGAGAAATAACCTGTGTTATATGGTGTTGCTTATTGGAAGAATTCCTGAAAGTTGAACTGTGGAACACTAAAACAGCACAAACTCAAATCATAATAAAGCTATTCGCATGCTTTCTTAATTTTAAGCTTTTTAATCTTATCGTGTCGTCAACCATTCAAGCAACGTTAGAAAAAATCGCCATCTATATGTGGATGAGCTTGCAGCTATCAGCCATATTGCAAATGCTATATTCATCTGCTTGCTTCTTTCCTGAACTTGAAGAAAATGCAGGAGCTTATCAAAGAAGTGAACCTTCCATCGCTCAgcttgagaaatataaaaatattgctTGTATTCATTAGTCAATGTAATCATGTGTTAAAATTTAATCGGGGAACTTAATCTACGGCACCTAGTAAATTGTACTTGCGTTTGATTCAAATTTCGAAACTTTGGATGGAAATTCAACTCATTGACCAGTCTTGCTGCACTTTCTCAGTACCAGGGAAAAAAAAGTGGGTTATGTTGTTTGATATCCTGGAACTCTTTTGGTGCTTAATACATACAAGATGATCTATTAAACTTTGGGACTTGGTAGAATACCTCTAGCAAAAACTTGATTGTTTGCTCTTTTAATTcgtataaaattaaaagacacCAATCTCAAAATGTACCAATAaagacaaccaaaaaaaaggcCGGAAAATTTATGCAAGGGGTATGATAAGCAGGCAAAGGTACACCATTTGTATGGTCTGTGGCacttcccttttttctttttttcttttttttttttggtggtaaaagTGGCACTTCCCTTTAAACCATAGGATGCTATGCCTATATGTCAAGAAGTGAGTATAGAACAAGCTTGTGAGAAAGTCCTAGTAATAGCAGGCAGCTAGTaaagaattcaaaaataaaGCTCAGCTACATGAATCAGTCGTTCTTAttattcaaacttcaaagtctCAAAGTAATTGGGATGCACGTAGTCTGGGCATTCAATCCTCACCTGgataaaaaactttttgttttaaaatttttaatcttttactttttctgaTAAGGATAAAAGTTAAGCTGTTGACTGTTAACCTTTTTAATCTCAATCCTTAAAACTAACTAATTATACCAGATTTCAATCCCAAAGTAGACAAAGTAATCTAAATTAGTTTGGACAAGGACAACACCCCCTCATAATCGGGTGGCCTCTCCTTTCATAAGGCCGAAGAATTTTCTTAATGATTCCAATTTTTTCAACTCCACACTAATTCTGAGGATTTAAACAacagcaaattttttttaaaaaataaataaataaaattggcaaATTTCATTTAACTAAATGCCAAAACTATTTTTGGTTGTACAAACACCTAATTTACTAATCCATGACACCTAAGCTAATTTCTGTCTTTCATCGCAAGCGTGTTTAGAAAACAGACTGAAATATAAATGCGTGTGGATTGaatttttcttgtttagttAGATAAGAAGTAATGTTTGTTTTAAGTTTGGGCCTTCTCATTACTTAGACTTTCagttaaaaaactattttaatctCGTAACATAGTCCGTACTGtttgaagtgataaaaaaaaaaaaaaaaaagactacttGTGTGGCTAATCTATTTTCatacttgagagagagagagagagagagttgattaTGGATGGCTGAATTTAGAGATAATTTTTACAAGACTTGTGTGATTAACTAGGTCCAACATAAGAGTGGGTGGCAATTACACTTCTAATCTTAGACCATTGAAAGTTTCCAGGACAGTTTGTTAATCTAGGAATATCAAATCCATGAAAAGTATTCAAGCCCGAAAACATGAATAACATCAATGAAGATTAGGTATCTAACTGTAATGTGATCAAAATTTATACAAGATAGTAGCAGtataaaacatataataaaccAATATTTCCAGACAGTTTGGGGCGAGGTGGGGATGGACAATTATTTTACAGAAACTTTATACAGAAGATCCAATCCAGACTCGGTCGGCTTGCTTATCATGCATGAACAGTCTCTTACCAGCCTTTTATTTAATCATCAGTGGTCTCACTTTCTTGGTGATCCAAACTCATCTTATCAAAGTTGTCTTCTGTGTTGAATAGAGACCTGATGAATTTCTAGACCACTAGAGGTTATATACCCAAGCATTTTGAACTCAGGTGTGTACTACATAGTCACAGACTGACAGATCAGATACACTAGGCTCGATGTAACCAAACTCATCTCATTCTGCGATCATGACGCCAAATAACAATCtgtttaaaataatttcttttggagatgATTAAATTCTTAACTTTCATACCACAAAGGAATATATTATTTACTGCAACAATAATTCATTAAAAGACCACGAAATTGGGGCTCTGTACAAGTATCTCAAGATGCAACAACTGTAATGCAAAGCAATATAGTGTATGGGTAAAAGTAAATTTGTATTGCAATTGGAGTAATTtaacatttaatgttgatggatgCAAAATCACGAATAGCAACCAATTTAAAAACTGCAAAGTTAAATCCCAATTGATGCAGGGAGTGCAACCAGAATCAATGTTGAAAGATTAATTGGTTTGAGATACcagatttcatttttgaattttgaatttaggCTTTGTTGTGATTGAGGATTTTAGGAAAATGTAATTGTGGCTTGATTAGAGCTCTCCTTATTGATGTCATCCTTGAAGCCTATTAAATAGAGATTTCAACAATAGTTTGAAGGAGTGCATTTTGAATCAATTTCTGATGAGAGATGTTTCTCTTTAGCTTGGTTGTGAagcctagtttttttttcccccttattgTTGCAAGCTCATTCTGCATCAACTTGGGTATGGACAGAATTATGATCAATCAAAGGTTTAAGATGAAAATATGATTGGTTTTTATGGATACTAAGTTCTTAAGGATGCAGATCCTGGCTAGGGGTCACCATGGATCATGTAAACCAAAACATGCAAAATATTCTAACTACAATTAGATTATTTCATCCTTGAAATTGGATCAGGAACCAAAATAACCATTCTAGTAACAATTAGATCTCACTTTTCATTGAGTTGTATTAACACCTACTGCAATCATCTCTTAAAGATTATTACTATTATAAAAGCTCATTTCATCTGCACTACCTTACTTTTAGGGTGTGTACTTGGGTGTTTTTTCACTGACATTGAATCAGCAACAACCAGCATTAGAGAAGAATCATAAAATTTGAAAGTAAAAGAGAatacaaaagagaaagagccAATTTGAAGCCTACCTTATTGCACAGTGATTATTGCTCAACCTGCCAGAGATGTGGTGTGAGAATAGCATGCTGTCTTCATACTCACAAGAATTTTGATATTACTCCAATTCTGCATGCCAATGCTTTGATATAGAATTAATTAGTTCAAGCAATGAGATGTAACCTGGAAGGCAATGGACGAGAACTTCCAAATAAACCTCATAAAATGCAGCTGCTTATAGAAGATTCTCTGCCTCATTATATTTAGCTAGCATTCCATGGGTAGTAGCAAGAAGCTTGTTGGCATCACCTAAATATGAACCCACCGGGCCTAAGATGCTCCAGGAAAAATGAACATTCATCCACCTGAGAGGATATCATGTTTCAAATGCATATTGTATTTGCAGAAACTGAAACATGCTTTGACATCATGGAAGGAAAGCTTCTCAACTTGAACTAAGAGTGTTGGGCCTTGGCCTTATGCTTGACAATAACTGgttcatttgtttttttccacaataataataaagcattCTACTTAAGCTTTTGATGATATATTCTTCATTCACAGAATCTTTTTTCCACCAAAAGTTTGGTGATGTAGGATTCTGATTGCATTAAGAGGTCAAGTTGAAATATAGTTAATGCCTTCAAtcctaattattttttgataaaatgcttTAGAAGATCCAATGTGGAAAATTTCTTAGGGGAAAATAATAGTTCATCCCCTAATGTATGGCCTGTTTTCATTTTTCCACTCTATGGTATGGAAAGTCTTAGTTTAGTCTCCTGAGGTTTCTTCCATTGTGTTTTTGCTGATGAAATACGGGATATCAAACTGCATACTTCAGGGGATAAAATCATGGGGATAAAATCACACGATTCAACGTAATCCAGGTCACAAGAGTATTAAGGATGGGAGGTTCATATTACCTGCTAAATCAGTGTATAGGACAGGTCCATGCTTTTCTGGGTTCGAGCATTTTCAGATTTCTGTCTGTGTCAAAAGAAGAAACTAGTGCAAATGAAGTTTATGGTTTCAACCTTGAAAATGAAGTTGAAGGATAAATTGTGTGATGACAGAagaaactagtcatttcatagCATGCTTCTCAAAGGACACTAGAATAGGAGCCAAGGTTTGAGGTGAAAATTCTACCAGTAATCCCCGCAAGAACACTTTCCTTCTCTAAAATGATGAAAACAGTTTGAATCCCTCAAAATAATATGCCGAAGAAAAACTCTTGATATATATTTCATAGCGGAATGGCAATCCCCACAAACCCTAAGATTCTTGAAGATTCGAATTGGTACCACTGGTGGCAGAGTGAGAAGCCCAAAAGCAATGGCCAACTTCTCACTGTGATAAGCTAGACCAAGCTCCTTACTCTCCTCATCCATGTCATGAAGTGCAAACTTCTTATCTGGCACATACCCCACTTCCTTGATCAATATCATAATCTCATCAAGCTTAGAATAAATCTCAGATGTCCTTGGATGGCCTCTATCTTCAGATATAAATTCATGCACATGACTGTTCATCTCAATCCAACTGCAACCAGGCTCCTTTCTGATTCCCATTGATTTCATCAACTGTCGAATTCTTGCAAAATCTTCTGATCTACCAGCTGCAGAATACATGTTAGCTAACAGAATGTAAGGCACAGCATTTGAGGGCTCCAATTCAAAAAGTTTGTTTGCTGCACTCTCTCCCAGCTCTAAATCCCCATGTACTCTACATGCTCCAAGTAATGCCTTCCATACTGTGGCATCCGGTTTAACATCCATTCTATTCAGTAATTCCATCGCCTCATTAAGGTGTCCTGAGCGCCCCCAGAGGTCAATCATACAAGCATAGTGTTCAGGACCTGGTTTTATTCCATAGACCTTATCCATAGATTCAAAGTACTGGAGACCAATTTCCACAAGACCAGCATGGCTGCAAGCAAATAGCAAGCCAATAAAAGTAATGAAGTCCGGCTTTGTGCCAGTTGCTATCATCTGATCATAAAATTGTAGGGAGTCCTTTCCTTTGCCATTCTGTGCATAACCAACTATCAAAGCTGTCCAAGTAATCACATTCCTTACTCGCATTGAGTTGAAGACTCTACTGGCATCTTCTATACACCCACATTTTGCATACATTGTGACTAGGGAATTATCTATCGACAAAGATTCAAGGCCAGATTTAATAAAGTTTGCATGAACTTGTTTCCCAAATTCTAAGACTGTCAATCCTGCGCAGGCACTCAGAATGCTGGCAATCACATATTCATCTGGACAGGTTCCTGTAGTTATCATATCATGAAACAACTTAATAGCTTCTTCATGGGAGCCATTGTGAGCAAATCCTGTCACCAGGGAGGTCCATGAGACCACGTCCTTGTCCACCATCTGATTGAAAACCTCACAAGCACAAGCTAAGCTTCCCTGTTTAGCATACATGTCAACAAGAGCATTGCTCACTAGATTGTAAGCCTCAAATCCAGTCTTGATAATCAAACAATGAACGGATTTCGAACTTTTCATATCCATCATGGAAGCAAAAGAGTTTAGTACTGATGGAAATGTAAAGACATCAATCTTCATATCTCTTGAATGCATTTTCTTAAATAAGGATagaacttcctcttcaaacccATGCCTTACACACCCAACTATCATGGAGTTATAAGAGATTACATCATCAGTTTCCATTGTCTCTAGTCCCCTCCTTGCACTTCTTAAGTCTCCACATTTTGCATACATACAAACCAATGCACTTTGAACAAACACATTAGCACCAAAACCACTTCTAACTATGCACCCATGCACCTGAGCCCCAAAATCACATGCTGAAACTGTTGCACAAGCTGTCAATATGCTAGGAAATGTGAACTGATTGGTCTCAACTCCTTTGGTCCTCATGTCTCGGAAACACTCAATTGCCTTATAGCCATCACCATTCTGAGAATACCCCGTAATCATAGCAGTCCACGACACATTATTTTTCCTATCAGCCAATGTTTCAAAGAGACATTCGGCTTCCAAAATGCACTTGCACTTTGCATACATGTCAACAAGACCAGTGGCAACAAAAACATTAGAGTCAAACCCAGCCTTTATGGCATAACCATGAAGGTTTTCACCTCTCTGGCGCAAACCCAATATTGAACACCCCCTAAGAACACTTCCCAATGTATACTGGCTGGGTTTTTGTCCCTCAAGCCGCATTTGACAGAACAATTCAAAAGCTTCAATTTCACAGCCATGCCGATAATACCCAGATATAAGAGAAGACCAAGTGATAGAACTTTTCTTCGGAGCCTCATCAAAGAGTTCTCTAGCCTCATCTAGTCTCCCTATATTGGCATAAGCAGCTATAATTGTGCTCCAACTAAATTCATCCCTTTCagacattttatcaaacatCTTACGGGCATCATCAATTCGGCCCGATTTAGACAGCTCATTAATTAGCCGGTTCAAATCCAACGTATTAGAATGAGTGGAATTTGCAACGctataattacaaataaaaggaGCTAATCCGAGGTGATTGAATTGATGTAAGGCTTTACACGAGGGACCCAAAAGCCGTAGTTGTAATTTAAACATAACCCAGCTTGTTATCGCTGTGTTCTTTATTGAAATGATCGTATTGTATTTTGTATCTGATACCTGAAGAGCAAAGTAATAGGATAGTATAGCAATGACCAATGAGGATCAGTGCAAAGAAGGAGAAAAGGTGAGGATGGATGAGGTGGCGGGAAACTTTTGTATTCAAAGTTGAAATGTCCTAACTGTAGAAGCTCAAAGCTGAATGGCAATCGGTAAGAAAAGAATGCCAAGGCCCAAGAGGCCCAAGACTCAAAAATGGCTGTTTGTTACTGTTGCTTAGAGCATCAGCATTGGTTTATCTCAATTCTATCCTAGTTTACTATCCAAAAagccactttatcaattatacaatacaattttacaatacttccagcatctcaacttttattttcttattctactcattaaaataatatttctacacaataaaataatatatcccacaatCATCATcatttacaatacaacacattatttattctctctctttctttctgttcAAGAACCACAATCACCATCACCGCTGCACTACAGACACCTGACACCACCGGCAACCCATAATCTACCGtcaacacacacaaaaaaacccaGACCATCAACACCACCCTCTCCAACCAtcaacaccacaaaaaaaaaaacacacacacacatacacagcAACCCACGGTCAAACACAACAACCCATCAAAGCCACCACCAACAAACCCACGTCGCTGCACCACCAGACCCACACAACCCATCTGACCCACACAAGCCACGCGACCCAACACTAACCTACCGCGATCTCCATCGCTAACCACTGCAAAGCCACACAATCTTCACCcataaacacaataaaaatttatgaaaatcgGATTGCTCAATTTGCCGCTGGGTATCTCGATTTTGTTGAAGCTCAAAAGAAGTGGATTCGCCGCTAGGAAGCTTGAAGGAAGTTGATTTTTTTGACCCATGcgaagaaggaaaaatgaaagagagagagagagttgccggaggaggaaaaatgaaagagagagagagagttgtcgGAGAAGGAAAAACGTAGAGACCCACCACCGCTGATCTCGCCAATCTTGAAACCCACCATCGCCGATCTCGCTGATCTTGACACCCACCACGCCGATCTAGAGAGGGCAGAACAAGAacaagggagagagaagagatggaAGACggagagataaagagagagaaaagaatttatgcatgaataaaatatattaaaatttatacaatttgagctacagtgcgattctacatttagaaccgcactatagcacaattgtattttttttttacaatagttgTAGTTTACAACTTCTATTGGAGCAAGTAATTTGAGCCTAAATGGGACTAAATGAGAAAAAGAGGCTTACATTTGGGATATCCTACAATCGCTGTTGATGCtcttaaacaatagttttcgttgtttaaacaatagtatacgtatttctacaatattttctcacctatacgtatttttacaacacttaaaCATCGTTACTAGAAATCTCTTACTAAACAAGCCCAAGTCATtgtaatttgaattttcaaaagcCAAAACCAGTTTATCCATGACCGTTAGATCGTGATCTGAgggaatttgatttttttccatcataaagtttcaaaattttgattcgCTTCCCTAAAGTTACATTTTGATCTAGTTGATGTGGTCATTCTAGTTATGTGGGTGAgacacaataaattttcaaaattttaatccaCTCCCCCATACTCAAAATTTCTCTAAAATAGAGACTATGTCCAAAAATGTTAGGGAAGTGGATCAAGTTTCACTACAAATTCTTAATTCCAAGGTTGCTTCTCAGTAGGATAACTAGTAACAAAACATGTTTTTGCCTATTTGGGCGAGGTCTCTACTTCAAGGAAATAAAATCATTTCTGGTGAGGAGTTGCATTTTCCATTAGTGCATCGTACTCATGTCGTATTGAAGTATAGATATACTCCTAATTGGATCTATTTAGTAATTGTGttaaaatttctcaatttaacATGACTCATTTATTAAGCAAATTAACACGATAAGACCCACGTAAcacattttataaataatgaaaTGAACAAAGAGCAATGACTTAGAAACACAAATGAATGTtgtccttagacaatatttgtcTATACATAAGTGTTGTTAAAGGGTTCTTGCAAATTTGTCCCAATtatacaatgaaaaaaaaaattatgagtgaTAGCTTTGAGAATTCTTGTAAATTTCTATAATGATAAATTATGACCTAAAAAACACTTTACTATTTATACACAATGGGGTATGTGCCGTATGGCCTTTCAATAGGTATGTTTgagtgggttccaattagctcaattggtaaaatctctgatggttgaataaaatatctgaaattcaatccccgcctacaccaaaaatcaattggtgtcttgatctgatgataaagagtatcatcaggagcggacgccataagttaaagctctcttaaaaaaaaatggtatatttgGAGAGACACCTCAATTGGTTCAAGTATCAAAATTTGTTTCATGGCCCTTATCACTAGCTGTCTGAGACAAGAAATTCTCAAAAGTTAGGCGTGCTTCAAGCAAATGTCTATCAAGTTTGTTTGAGCAGACTTCTCTCCGCTCAAATCCACTCAAGCAAGTTTGTCTCCTCTTGaaatttagggtccgtttggatgtAGCTgaaatgaaaactgaaaaacactgtagcaaaataattttttaatgtgtaaaaattattgttcacGCTTAAAATTacctgttcattggcctaaaatcactgttcatggccaatg from Castanea sativa cultivar Marrone di Chiusa Pesio chromosome 6, ASM4071231v1 includes:
- the LOC142639037 gene encoding pentatricopeptide repeat-containing protein At2g03880, mitochondrial, whose protein sequence is MFKLQLRLLGPSCKALHQFNHLGLAPFICNYSVANSTHSNTLDLNRLINELSKSGRIDDARKMFDKMSERDEFSWSTIIAAYANIGRLDEARELFDEAPKKSSITWSSLISGYYRHGCEIEAFELFCQMRLEGQKPSQYTLGSVLRGCSILGLRQRGENLHGYAIKAGFDSNVFVATGLVDMYAKCKCILEAECLFETLADRKNNVSWTAMITGYSQNGDGYKAIECFRDMRTKGVETNQFTFPSILTACATVSACDFGAQVHGCIVRSGFGANVFVQSALVCMYAKCGDLRSARRGLETMETDDVISYNSMIVGCVRHGFEEEVLSLFKKMHSRDMKIDVFTFPSVLNSFASMMDMKSSKSVHCLIIKTGFEAYNLVSNALVDMYAKQGSLACACEVFNQMVDKDVVSWTSLVTGFAHNGSHEEAIKLFHDMITTGTCPDEYVIASILSACAGLTVLEFGKQVHANFIKSGLESLSIDNSLVTMYAKCGCIEDASRVFNSMRVRNVITWTALIVGYAQNGKGKDSLQFYDQMIATGTKPDFITFIGLLFACSHAGLVEIGLQYFESMDKVYGIKPGPEHYACMIDLWGRSGHLNEAMELLNRMDVKPDATVWKALLGACRVHGDLELGESAANKLFELEPSNAVPYILLANMYSAAGRSEDFARIRQLMKSMGIRKEPGCSWIEMNSHVHEFISEDRGHPRTSEIYSKLDEIMILIKEVGYVPDKKFALHDMDEESKELGLAYHSEKLAIAFGLLTLPPVVPIRIFKNLRVCGDCHSAMKYISRVFLRHIILRDSNCFHHFREGKCSCGDYW